A single window of Culicoides brevitarsis isolate CSIRO-B50_1 chromosome 3, AGI_CSIRO_Cbre_v1, whole genome shotgun sequence DNA harbors:
- the LOC134833461 gene encoding uncharacterized protein LOC134833461 gives MVRVLSVYHFLGQKTKTIEDIVDSCLIPENRLVLAKRNGFIEIFDLNDDSEESCACFATIDDVVTVEYCIQGNYLACLEEKQSKGKCVKSVRVYCHFEAAGQDTNLGIKARIAGKTTPIYSTSETRCLEMLEIPLKTVPEIVACCQSTGNMFILSGNTIQPFVFKYCYNDSTKYKFIDFMEANFYVELDFKPTKLEVAENIFAAMNQMYVNVFQIIGASSSVWNNSSNEASTSSFIPSDNNHNIEPKFRIDVSRDLDYNLIKDKKEINDQIFLVDLTSKAQQTQQRKSDFDSNEMKPIVVTNLSCVIKFLDESDLCSVDIQTLLQLKLAPVRPLDQLSGYSYKFLCLTLRPIYVEQNTKRTAREFSLESAFHQHFIGCSVLVTTQQDGYLYQVYNEKHSTGKCHAFPFTSPVRDVALDDTTLHALTDNGIESYTVRTGHRLFNDVLSNSASSNTKIVPNMNKSICLIGLRPFLGVRKILLSDTNLVLLANSLNSPTTQAGDHQWTIYNLQIPSADMIYRDFEDLAKKKYSKNRNAFIDLIEEAHIILRTNLEVSKLVSGVDEDMDCAAIATLKANNSKEVGEMYKDSCILLGDLYALSSEQSEYKQSLPYYMMGGLSLLDIFKRLKKLQNGEMKCITSLIYTLKTYLTQIIANASELDALLSKTVRHDEFIPSEQFNGHEAGLPKTVKFGEIIIEVLAKYSPTELAPMILQLPVFMDYIGSGMFEVIKGFPSKTSEDIICLVFYLMKRNEVTKARAMFEEINHEHMRETLQKHYRLLFDATVNSKGLRVVNFSDFTDLFFLNTTNVHQQNLFTDICLHVLTETQFLDYETLLKMFMDHLSALIGNNSYINGQNLVQTFLEKYFFHINVKRCLGNGGTKSGDDYTSMDVFSSNSEPASLRSINDISASESENSLKKSIRILIRLYLTHLKYATCNSPLVPQENGVEHENEDEELKNFDEKIDNFIERYKSMTQRTDLATYNTRNILFFEHRCHYLTLMSPFEENLLNSMGQRKIESETMVTLLKLQSILCNQELLADLQKDVLQFLQQNNDLIGADAILSCLYPTNVSVEFILDKCPQAVLEFGINKFRTDADWVFLLKCVQQKMNFYDENRNLKALLLYYRIFKEILEYIAVSYPLEVTMKILQDKNYVLKNLEHSSSIPNYKYLCDFTDYINICSDTKHSAKLKQMIEQTGHQLFEAINKNKMV, from the exons ATGGTTCGTGTATTATCTGTGTACCATTTCCTCGGGCAGAAGACAAAAACAATCGAGGATATCGTCGATTCCTGCCTCATCCCCGAAAATCGATTGGTTCTTGCCAAACGAAATGGATTCATCGAGATTTTCGACCTGAACGACGACTCGGAGGAAAGTTGTGCGTGTTTTGCGACAATCGACGACGTCGTAACCGTGGAATATTGCATTCAGGGCAACTATTTGGCGTGCCTCGAGGAAAAGCAGTCCAAAGGGAAGTGCGTGAAAAGCGTTCGTGTTTATTGTCATTTCGAAGCGGCGGGACAAGACACAAATTTGGGAATAAAAGCACGGATTGCGGGTAAAACGACGCCCATTTACAGCACATCGGAGACACGATGCTTGGAAATGTTGGAGATACCGCTCAAGACGGTGCCTGAAATCGTCGCGTGTTGTCAG TCAACGGgaaatatgtttattttgtcCGGTAACACGATACAACCATTCGTCTTCAAATATTGCTATAATGACAGCACCAAATAcaaatttatcgatttcatGGAAGCCAACTTTTACGTGGAGTTGGATTTCAAGCCGACAAAATTGGAAGTTGCTGAGAACATTTTCGCTGCCATGAATCAAATGTACGTGAATGTATTTCAAATTATCGGGGCGTCGTCGAGTGTTTGGAACAACAGCAGTAATGAGGCATCGACGAGTAGTTTTATCCCatcag acaacaaTCATAATATTGAACCAAAATTCCGTATAGATGTCTCACGTGATCTGgattacaatttaattaaagacaaaaaggagataaatgatcaaatttttctcgtaGATTTGACTTCTAAGGCACAACAAACGCAACAACGCAAAAGTGACTTTGACTCTAACGAAATGAAACCGATTGTCGTGACAAATCTCTCGtgtgtcataaaatttttggatgaaaGTGATTTGTGCAGTGTCGATATTCAGACGTTATTACAGCTAAAACTGGCTCCTGTACGTCCTTTGGATCAACTTTCGGGATacagttacaaatttttatgtttaacctTACGCCCTATTTACGTCGAACAAAATACAAAACGAACTGCACGTGAATTTTCACTCGAATCAGCATTTCATCAACATTTTATTGGATGTTCTGTGCTTGTGACAACACAACAAGATGGTTACTTGTATCAAGTTTACAACGAAAAACATTCCACGGGAAAGTGTCATGCCTTTCCATTTACATCTCCTGTTCGAGACGTTGCTTTGGATGACACAACTTTGCATGCACTCACCGATAACGGCATTGAATCTTATACAGTTCGTACGGGACATCGACTTTTCAACGATGTGCTTTCGAATTCTGCATCGAGTAACACAAAAATCGTGCCTAACATGAACAAAAGCATCTGTTTGATCGGATTAAGGCCCTTTTTGGGTGTCAGAAAGATCCTCTTGAGTGATACGAATCTAGTCTTATTAGCAAATTCGTTAAATAGTCCAACGACACAAGCAGGCGATCATCAATGGACCATTTATAATTTGCAAATTCCGAGTGCAGACATGATTTATCGAGATTTTGAGGATTTGGCAAAGAAGAAATACAGCAAAAATAGAAATGCGTTCATAGATTTGATTGAAGAAGCGCACATTATACTTCGAACTAATTTGGAAGTATCGAAATTGGTAAGCGGCGTTGACGAGGATATGGATTGTGCAGCTATTGCAACGCTGAAGGCGAATAATTCGAAGGAAGTTGGAGAAATGTACAAGGATTCGTGCATTTTATTGGGAGATTTGTATgcgtt atccaGCGAACAATCTGAATACAAACAAAGTTTACCGTACTACATGATGGGAGGATTGTCGCTTCTCGACATCTTCAAACGACTCAAGAAACTCCAAAATGGGGAAATGAAGTGCATCACAAGTCTTATTTACAcactaaaaacatatttaacaCAAATTATCGCAAACGCAAGTGAATTAGATGCACTTTTGAGCAAAACTGTTCGTCACGATGAGTTTATTCCGTCGGAGCAATTCAATGGGCACGAAGCAGGCCTTCCCAAAACCGTCAAATTTGGTGAAATTATCATTGAAGTACTTGCCAAGTACTCTCCCACAGAATTGGCGCCCATGATTTTGCAACTTCCCGTTTTCATGGATTACATCGGGAGCGGAATGTTTGAAGTTATCAAAGGTTTCCCTTCGAAAACGTCGGAGGACATCATTTGTTTGGTCTTTTACTTGATGAAACGTAACGAAGTTACGAAAGCACGAGCCATGTTTGAGGAAATTAATCACGAGCACATGCGAGAAACGCTTCAAAAGCATTATCGATTGCTTTTTGATGCAACAGTGAATTCAAAGGGACTTCGCGTTGTGAATTTCTCCGATTTCACGGATTTATTCTTCCTCAATACGACAAACGTGCATCAACAGAACCTTTTCACGGACATTTGTTTGCACGTTTTGACAGAAACGCAATTTTTGGACTACGAAACCCTGCTGAAAATGTTCATGGATCACTTGTCGGCCTTAATTGGGAACAATAGTTACATAAATGGGCAAAATTTGGTACAAACGTTCCTCGAAAAGTACTTCTTTCATATCAACGTGAAACGATGTCTCGGAAATGGCGGAACAAAATCCGGCGACGACTATACTTCAATGGAtgttttttcatcgaattctGAACCGGCAAGTCTTCGTAGCATCAACGACATTTCCGCGTCAGAATCGGAGAATTCCCTCAAAAAAAGTATTCGTATCCTGATTCGGTTGTATTTGACACATCTGAAATATGCAACGTGCAATTCGCCGCTTGTTCCGCAAGAAAATGGCGTCGAACATGAAAACGAAGatgaagaattgaaaaatttcgatgaaaaaatcgaCAATTTTATCGAACGTTACAAATCAATGACACAACGCACGGATTTGGCGACGTACAATAcacgaaatattttgttctttGAACATAGATGCCATTATTTGACGCTAATGTCGCCgttcgaagaaaatttactCAACAGCATGGGACAGAGGAAGATCGAAAGTGAAACGATGGTTACGTTGTTGAAATTGCAATCAATTTTGTGCAATCAAGAGTTATTGGCTGACTTACAGAAGGATGTTTTACAGTTTTTACAGCAAAATAACGATTTAATTGGAGCAGATGCGATTCTAAGTTGTCTTTATCCAACGAACGTCAGTGTAGAATTCATTTTAGACAAATGTCCTCAAGCTGTGCTTGAATTCGGCATCAACAAATTTCGCACAGATGCGGATTGGGTCTTTTTATTGAAGTGTGTTCAGcaaaagatgaatttttatgacgaAAATCGGAATTTGAAAGCACTTTTGTTGTATTATCGCATCTttaaag aaattcttgAATACATCGCGGTCTCATACCCATTGGAAGTGACAATGAAGATCCTGcaagacaaaaattacgtTCTGAAAAACCTCGAACATTCCAGCAGCATTccaaattacaaatatttatgtgATTTTACCGACTACATCAACATCTGTTCAGACACAAAGCACTCAGCGAAGCTTAAACAAATGATCGAACAAACGGGACATCAGCTTTTCGAAGCGATCAACAAGAATAAAATGGTTTAA